One genomic segment of Entelurus aequoreus isolate RoL-2023_Sb linkage group LG25, RoL_Eaeq_v1.1, whole genome shotgun sequence includes these proteins:
- the LOC133642175 gene encoding protein Tob2 has protein sequence MDLTLHSEEAQTGWMKSNTQAEAANLERSAACRLEGAVYHDDITSCTVSRRSITDIVTLGVAAILKHPIMHLEVKVALNFIVSYLYNKLPRRRADLFGEELERILVSRFEGHWYPEDPLRGSAFRCLHLGAPRDPVVELAAKRSGLDTDEVRANVPEELSVWIDPFEVSYQIGEKGAVKVLYLEDLSCDRVRPEGLTRDAKGDADLEETKNLGFNPDAQVFIPIGNQASTSMMPSLSSSPTPPSAHPCPGLFGSPSAHSSNTSTPSPPYAAPQQPASRPQPITFTTAAFAATKFGSTKMKKNGPAAAPPAPAAHSPTAILAPELLKHKPLSLSMHSLGGPVPSQLSPNAKEFVYSPGPLYFDAEPSFDPFASPPPPPSQSMGIMGATGEISYMEKPPFVEALGSYKLQYPSQAFQPVVLAN, from the coding sequence AGGCCGCCAATCTTGAGAGGTCCGCAGCCTGCCGTCTTGAAGGAGCCGTCTACCATGACGACATTACAAGCTGCACAGTGAGCCGGAGGAGCATTACGGACATCGTTACACTTGGCGTCGCCGCCATCTTGAAGCATCCCATCATGCATCTGGAGGTGAAGGTTGCCCTCAACTTCATCGTGTCCTATTTGTACAACAAGCTGCCTCGTCGTCGAGCCGACCTCTTCGGAGAAGAACTGGAGAGGATCCTGGTGTCTCGCTTTGAGGGTCACTGGTACCCGGAGGACCCCCTTCGAGGTTCCGCCTTCCGCTGCCTTCACCTGGGCGCCCCCCGGGACCCGGTCGTGGAGTTGGCCGCCAAGAGAAGCGGCCTGGACACCGATGAAGTGCGCGCCAACGTCCCTGAGGAACTTAGCGTGTGGATCGACCCGTTTGAGGTGTCCTACCAGATCGGAGAGAAGGGGGCGGTGAAGGTGCTCTACCTGGAGGACCTCAGCTGTGACAGAGTGCGGCCTGAGGGGCTGACGAGAGACGCTAAAGGAGACGCCGACCTCGAAGAGACTAAGAATCTGGGCTTCAATCCAGACGCTCAGGTCTTTATTCCCATTGGAAACCAGGCATCTACTTCCATGATGCCTTCGCTCTCCAGCTCTCCCACTCCGCCCAGCGCTCACCCCTGCCCGGGGCTCTTCGGTTCGCCTTCCGCCCACTCCTCCAACACCTCTACCCCTTCTCCGCCCTATGCCGCACCTCAGCAGCCCGCCTCCCGTCCTCAACCCATCACCTTTACCACGGCCGCCTTCGCTGCCACCAAATTCGGCTCCACCAAGATGAAGAAAAACGGCCCGGCGGCAGCGCCACCCGCCCCCGCCGCCCACTCTCCCACCGCCATCTTGGCTCCGGAGCTGCTCAAGCACAAGCCGCTGTCTCTGTCCATGCACTCGCTCGGGGGTCCCGTCCCCAGCCAGCTGTCCCCCAACGCCAAAGAGTTTGTCTACTCCCCCGGTCCTCTCTACTTTGACGCCGAGCCCTCTTTTGACCCTTTCGCCAGCCCGCCACCGCCGCCGTCCCAAAGTATGGGCATCATGGGCGCCACCGGCGAGATCTCCTACATGGAGAAGCCACCGTTTGTGGAGGCTTTAGGAAGCTACAAGCTGCAGTATCCCAGCCAGGCCTTCCAGCCTGTGGTGCTGGCCAACTGA